CGGCCAGCCGGGAGGTAAGGACACTCTCTGCATTGTTCTCGCCGAGCGGGTCGATCCAAAACCAAGCACATGCTAGCAGCGCAAACGTGTTTTTAGTGTACCTAGTACAGGGAGACAAGACGTGCTACTGTTTTGTTGATGTAACTGGCTAACTGCCATGATTTGCTCACGTAATTGCGCGGATAGATTTGTAAATGTTGTTCAAAATTTTTGTTATACAACTCTAAATGCTTATATGACTTTAGTTGCATTTGATGTACAAATCTAATATCTGCAATATTGAAGTATTTTCTCCGACAACTAAGCTGTGTTTATTACATCTGAATGTCAGATTAATCCACATCGTTATAACCTGACCTACTAATATAGAAGATACAAGTCATTCTACATTTCTATCAACTAGCGAGAGGTTTCTGAGTATTTCTCCTTTTTAGGATCAATAGGAGAATTTCTAACTTCAGAGTCTCACCTATTGGCTTTATATATGTACTCCCAATCATAGAGTCCTACTTCTATCTGTTTCTATGTACTCCCAATCAGAATCAGTATCTCCTTACTGTGTAAAATAGAGTTCACGTCATTGCATGGATAAGGTTCTCGTGGCTGATAGAGGGAGGGAGAAATCAAGGTTCCGTATATAACATTGCACATATATTGTGGAGCTGAAACCAAATACTCATTCGTCGCCCCCTTGATTGGCTGTCTACTGTATACCGTGGGATAGTCTCTCTTTGCTTCATAATTTAGCGCAAAAGTTTCTTGTAGTTTGCTGTCCACAAAAAAAAGTACATTGTTTGTTTGATCTTCTTGCTTGCTCAATTGAATTGCTTTCAATGAACTACTATCTAgcattatcatattatttttCATGTACTTTTTGTCTTTCTTGACTGATCTATATCAAACTATTAGGCAATCTTTATTTTAGTTTCTTCTTTTATCCAATCTGTCCACAAGTACGACTTGCATGTGCTCTGTGTGTACTATAAGCATGAAATAATCTATTTTGCAACATTGATGATTCAACTGTGAGCTGAGCAAAAGAATTTGATCAGGGAGATGGTGCTGATCGCAACAAATGTCTGCGACTACAAGGAGCTCGCGAAACAGAAGTTACCAAGGATGGTTTATGATTACTATGCCTTGGGTGCAGAGGACCAACGCACAGTTAGGGAGAACAAGGAAGCATTCTCCAGAATTCAGTAAGTTATTCCAATTGATATGTTTTAGTTACATCTGGTGAATCGGATATAATTATTAACACTGATAATAACTTTTAAAAATAAAGCTACGAGTACCAGAAGATTTTAGGTACATTTGAAAGTGGGTACATACGCCAGATCATATTATTTTGGAAACTTCTCCTATCTTTTAACTTATTCTGCAAATAATATATCTTTTCTCGAACATGCAGGGGATCTGTGTACCTTTGTATTAGAGAGACATGCAAATAATATATCAGTGGTTGACTCAGCACTTACAAGAAACAATGTGAATTTATTTCTGAATCTAATAAAATAGTTCTAACCCTGTTTGAGTTAAAGGGAATTAAGAAAGATTGAACTTAAAGTTGGTTTGTACTTGGTATAACAAACACAAACCACTGCTGGTGAATAAATTCCACTGAAGAACAAGAACTGTTATAAGCCTTGTGAAATGTGTTAAGAGGTCCTGGACCACATGCACGGCATCATTCAACATGCTTGTGCAATCCACTGCCATACATCTTTAAATTCTTGATTAAAGCTCTGAATTTTTATGATTTAAATTGGTGACATTTGAATATCATGTTTCCCATGACTTCAAAATTTTGATTGCAAGATTTACGTTTTTTCAGTTTTTTTTGTACTAAATTGGAAAAGAGAAACATGTACCTTGTACAAGGCCGTAAGCTCAAAAACAGATGCTAGCTAAACAAGAGAATTGGGAAAAGTTACATACCCACTGCTCAAGCTCCAGTTTTAAGGAAGGTTTAGCCTGTGAATAATTAGAGTAAACTCCTCCTTAGAAGGACTCCTCCATCTTTTCAGTTTTCTTAGGTTGTGCAGTTATAAGATTAATGGATACATACAGCTTTTTACTGTCAAGAATTCTTGTTAAATTGTATCCAAACCTAGTTTGGAAAGTAAAACAGTAAATATTATACTCCAAATGTAAATTATATTGATCGTTCCTAATGATCTCAAAAACCTCACTATGTTTTTATTAATGAATGACATTAGGTTTCGACCAAGGGTACTGATTGATGTGTCTCACATTTACATGTCCACGAGTGTCTTAGGCTACAGTATTTCCATGCCTATCATGGTTGCTCCTACAGCCTTGCACAAAATGGCCCACCCTGAAGGTATTAGCTTTCTTTCAATTCATTTTGTTTTCCTTTAGGCATATTTCATACTAATTTCCCTTTATGGACGTTCATCTGAAATGCAGGAGAGCTTGCTTCTGCTAGGGCTTATGAGCTTTCTTTCAATTCATTTTGTTTTCCTTTTGGCATATTTCATACCAATTTCCCTTTATGGACGTTCATCTGAAATGCAGGAGAGCTTGCTTCTGCTAGGGCTGCAGCTTCTGTAGGAACTATAATGGTTTAAAAGATCATAACAATTTTTTTAATGTAATTGCTATCTAAACCCAACACGATGGCTTATAACTGGTCATATTTTCAGACATTGTCTTCCTGGTCGTCCTATAGTATTGAAGTGATTAATTCGACAGGACCTGGAACCCGTTTCTTCCAACTTTCAGTATTAAACCCATACCCTTTACATTCGTAACTTTTCCTAGCACCGTATAATGTCGCCTTACTGCTATGGTTCTTATTTTAAGGTATACAAGGACAGGAACTTAGTGCAACAGGTTATTGGAAGGGCTGAAAAGGCCGGCTACAAGGCAATTGTACTGACAGTTGATGCTCCATGGCTTGGCCGCAGAGAAGCTGATGTCAAGAACAGGTCCTTATCCATCAAATATGTGAAGTGTTTACACATAAATATATTCATTTCACCAGGAGTTAGGCATCATAATTGTACATGCTTTTCAGGGAAAAATACATTCCATTTCATCAGAAGTTCATTATCTAAATTATGCTTTCTTCTATATGTTACATTAGGTTCACCTTACCTCCAAATGTGGTATTGAAGAACTTTGAAGGGGTAGACTTTGGCAACATAGACAAGGTTGTCTAAAAACTGAGCTAATCCCAATGTACGGAAAAATATTGAGATTTTTATTTTACTTTTCTCAATTCCATGTTCTTGTATATATATGCTTCAGGTGACTGATTCTGGCTTTGCTGCATACTATGATGCCTGCCAGGTTGACCCCTCTCTTTCTTGGAAGGTATGATTTGTTATGTGTTTTGTGTAAGACTTCAACAGAACAGTGATACATTCCACGAATATTTCAGTGAGTATTGATGATCTTGACCCGCATGGTGCAAAATACAGGATATCAAATGGCTGCAGACAATTACTTCGCTGCCAATCTTAATGAAAGGAATCCTAACAGCAGAAGACAGTGAGTGCTTGCTTGCTTTCAGTGGCTTCTGTATCAGTATACACTTGATGTGAGCTGCACTCTCATGAAACATTTGCAAACCCGCAGCTCGAATCGCTATTGAATCTGGTGCTGCCGGTATCATCGTATCCAACCATGGTGGCCGCCAGCTAGACCATGCCCCTGCAACCATCAGCTGCCTAGAAGAGGTGTGCTGTGCTAGCCGCCCACATGGACATTTTTATCACTTATTTTTCCTGTTTAAAGACTCAAATTTGGAAGGAAAATTCAGGTTGTCGGAGAAGCAAAGGGCCGCGTTCCTGTATTCCTCGACGGAGGCATCCGCCGTGGCACTGACGTGTTCAAGGCCTTGGCACTAGGAGCCTTAGGAGTTTTTGTAAGTCCACGGCTCGTGCTCGAGCATCTGATCGATCGAATACTTTACTGCATACTACATATATATTTCTTGATCGAATGACAAAACGCGCCTTGCTTGTTGTCTGTCAGATCGGCCGGCCGGTGCTGTTCGCCCTGGCAGTGGACGGCGAGGCCGGCGTGAGGAAGGCGCTGCAGATGCTGAAGGACGAGCTCGAGGTCGCCATGGCGTTGAGCGGCTGCGCGTCGCTGAAGGAGATCACCCGGGGCCACGTCACCACCGAGGGCGACAGGATCCGTCGCTCTATGCTGTAGTCTGAAACTCCCTGGGCTGTCGGTTGAACGCCACGGTGAGCATGCGTGACTGTTACATGGATTCAGAGATTCAGTGTCTCCTGAGACATCTGCTGTTCTTGTTGCAACTTTTGATGGTTTGCACATCTGCTTTCTCTTCCATACTGTATTTGTCAGAATAATGAAGTATAGATTTGCAATCTCGTTGCaacttgtgatgcttttctcgCTGCCACCGATACAAGTAGGCTCAGGGCCCACTGGCAGCGCCTCACATACCCCGCATCCCCTTCCTCtagccgcgcgccgcctcccCTACGACCGTCGGCCGCCACCTACCGGCCTCGGCGCGCGCCCAGCGAGCCGCATCCGCTCGGCCCGACGGTTCCGCTGGAACCCGTGCCGCACGCCCATGCTACGGCCCCCAACCCCCTCCGTCGGCCGCCGCCTAGCAGCGCGCCTCCCCAAATTAACTGAACCAACGGCGGCCTCGCATTTCCTTGCTACGGGGAAGCTAACCCACTGCCCGTTCCATGCTGAGCTATCAATCTATCACTGTCACAGCTCCGTCATCCTATTGTCTATTGGTACGGGAAGGGATGGTGAACTTGTGACTGGCAGATTGACAAGTGACAACTGCTGCCTTAGCGGTGGTCGACCTACTGCTACAGGGGCTTCGACTTCTAGTCTTCTACCGAAGGTACGAACAGTTTCTCCGCGAGTTTAATTTGAGCAGAATAGCTGCAGTCTCGTACTCGAATCGGAATCCATTATTGCAGAAATCGAGATATTTTAGGAGGCGTCCTGCTCTGCCACTGTCGTCAGCGTTGAAACCTTTAGTTTCCAGTCTAGTGGCAGTAACAGACCATCACCAGCCACAGCCACAGCATAATCCATTTCCACACACAGGCACAAACCTTGAGCCTGCACTCTGCTGATTAGTCAGTCCTCTTGTCGATCCATCCTGCAAGAGTGCTATATTGTTGGTGCCTTTTCTCCCCGTTTTAGTTTGATGGATGTGTTTGATTTTACTGAAACCATGCATGCGAGATTCGCACATATTTGATTTCTATTTTACCCTGTTGATCTTTTAGGCTGTTTTGATTTCGGTTTCCCTTCCCCGTGGTTATTGTTATGAGCTTCTCACATCTAACATGTTTAATCTAATCACAGTGGATGAATCAGTGACTAATGCCCTTATCCTTTTTTAAGCATGTGTTGATTACCGATCCTCAATATATCTTATCATAACCGGAAAAAAACATTGATGGCTGAACTGTGAGCTAAGAGAAAAGAATTTTAAGCAGGGAGATGGCGCTGATCACGAATGTCTCTGACTACGAGGAGCTCGCAAAGCAGAAGCTGTCGAAGATGGTTTATGACTTCTATGCGTCGGGTGCAGAAGACCAGCGGACACTCAAGGAGAATAGGGAGGCATTCTCCAGAATTTTGTAAGTTATCTTACAGATTTGTAGGTTCTAGCTGTGTTTGTATGCAGTGCTCAACTGGATCAGCTAAATCGCTAGATGTGACTATTTTTCATCTTTTATTTTAGGTTTTTGGAGAACCAACTGCGTCTTTAAAAGTGAAGAAACTGGCAAATTTTGTGGTGTAAGATTGAAGAACCACAACCTAGAAAGTTTGTCTCTAGGGAATAGAAACATGTTATCTGGGAATTTCTTCTGTGTTAATTTCTTTAGCAGAAAATATAGGAGCAGTCATCCTTTCAGGAAAAAGAATAGGAATGGTGAACTGGCACTTATACTAGTTTACTTTATTATTACACTCCAATAAAATTTTCCAAGGTGTGTTCTTATGTGTTTGATCTAAATCTGGAAACAAGAAAATGAAATACTAATGAATCTGATcgtgtcctttgtaattaaTGATGATATTAGGTTTCTACCAAGGGTACTGATTGATGTGTCCCGTATCAACATGTCCGTGAGTGTTTTAGGCTACAACATTTCCATGCCTATTATGGTGGCTCCCACTGCTTTGCACAAACTGGCCCATCCAGAAGGTTCTATCTCACTACTATAGTTCAGTTAACTTGTCTTCTGGTGTAATTCAAGCTTATTTATGGAGGTTCATCTGAAATGCAGGAGAGGTTGCTTCTGCCCGAGCTGCAGCTGCTGCAGGAACTATTATGGTTTGGAAGATTGCACCTTTGTATTGGTTAAATGATGACTCACATGTTAATTTCTTTACTGGTTACATTTTCAGACTTTGTCTTCATGGTCATCTTGTAGCATTGAAGAAGTTAGCTCGAGTGGACCAGGACTCCGTTTCTTTCAACTTTCAGTATGATCATCATACCTAATGTTACACACATTCTTACCTTATTTTCTCTTAGATTTGATCTTCCCCTGTTTACCGCCATTGCCATATTTAGGTATTCAAGGACAGGAACTTTGTGCAACAGCTTGTCAGAAGGGCTGAAAACGCTGGCTATAAGGCAATTGCCGTCACTGTTGATGCCCCACGGCTTGGTCACAGGGAAGCTGATGTCAGGAACAGGTCTTCATCTTGAAACTGTATACAATGTGATGTATCGTAGTTTCAGCAGGAGTTCTGTATCTGAACTATACATGCTTTACTGAAAATACAATCTGGAGTTCGTTATATGAATTATGTATTCTTCTTTCTGTCACTAGATTCTCCTTGCCTGAAAATGTGGGATTGAAGTGCTTTGAAGGACTGGATCTCAGCAACATGGACAAGGTTTTCTGAAATCTGAGCTGCTCCAATTGCATAGGGTTGAAATTCAGATGATTATGTTTCATTTCATTTTATTTTTACAGAAGTTGCTTTGTAACATTTCAGAATGTTTCTGGCCTTGCTGCATATGTCGCTAGCCAGATTGACAGCTCTCTTTCTTGGAAGGTAGGCTTTGCAACATTTTAATGACTTCAACGAATCCTCAGAGATTAATGGCATATCTCATGCAACTCAGTGAAAGACATGCACTGCAGGATATCAAGTGGCTACAGATGATTACCCGGTTGCCTATCTTAGTGAAAGGAGTCATAACAGCAGAAGATGGTAAGTATTTGGTTTCAGTTACTTCTTTAAATGTTATGTCACTCAAGCTGAGCTACCATCCCAAACATTTGCAAATGTGCAGCTCGAATTGCCATTGAATGTGGTGTTGCGGGTATTATCATGTCCAACCACGGGGGACGCCAGCTAGACTATCTTCCTTCAACCAT
The sequence above is drawn from the Panicum hallii strain FIL2 chromosome 7, PHallii_v3.1, whole genome shotgun sequence genome and encodes:
- the LOC112899466 gene encoding peroxisomal (S)-2-hydroxy-acid oxidase GLO2-like isoform X1, with the protein product MVLIATNVCDYKELAKQKLPRMVYDYYALGAEDQRTVRENKEAFSRIQFRPRVLIDVSHIYMSTSVLGYSISMPIMVAPTALHKMAHPEGELASARAAASVGTIMTLSSWSSYSIEVINSTGPGTRFFQLSVYKDRNLVQQVIGRAEKAGYKAIVLTVDAPWLGRREADVKNRFTLPPNVVLKNFEGVDFGNIDKVTDSGFAAYYDACQVDPSLSWKDIKWLQTITSLPILMKGILTAEDTRIAIESGAAGIIVSNHGGRQLDHAPATISCLEEVVGEAKGRVPVFLDGGIRRGTDVFKALALGALGVFIGRPVLFALAVDGEAGVRKALQMLKDELEVAMALSGCASLKEITRGHVTTEGDRIRRSML
- the LOC112899466 gene encoding peroxisomal (S)-2-hydroxy-acid oxidase GLO2-like isoform X2; the protein is MVLIATNVCDYKELAKQKLPRMVYDYYALGAEDQRTVRENKEAFSRIQFRPRVLIDVSHIYMSTSVLGYSISMPIMVAPTALHKMAHPEGELASARAAASVGTIMTLSSWSSYSIEVINSTGPGTRFFQLSVYKDRNLVQQVIGRAEKAGYKAIVLTVDAPWLGRREADVKNRFTLPPNVVLKNFEGVDFGNIDKVDPSLSWKDIKWLQTITSLPILMKGILTAEDTRIAIESGAAGIIVSNHGGRQLDHAPATISCLEEVVGEAKGRVPVFLDGGIRRGTDVFKALALGALGVFIGRPVLFALAVDGEAGVRKALQMLKDELEVAMALSGCASLKEITRGHVTTEGDRIRRSML
- the LOC112899467 gene encoding peroxisomal (S)-2-hydroxy-acid oxidase GLO2-like isoform X1, with translation MALITNVSDYEELAKQKLSKMVYDFYASGAEDQRTLKENREAFSRILFLPRVLIDVSRINMSVSVLGYNISMPIMVAPTALHKLAHPEGEVASARAAAAAGTIMTLSSWSSCSIEEVSSSGPGLRFFQLSVFKDRNFVQQLVRRAENAGYKAIAVTVDAPRLGHREADVRNRFSLPENVGLKCFEGLDLSNMDKNVSGLAAYVASQIDSSLSWKDIKWLQMITRLPILVKGVITAEDARIAIECGVAGIIMSNHGGRQLDYLPSTISCLEEVVREAKGSVPVFLDGGIRRGTDVFKALALGASGVFIGRPVLFALAVDGEAGVRKALQMLRDELEIAMALSGCTSLKEITRGHVSTEGDRIGRSRL
- the LOC112899467 gene encoding peroxisomal (S)-2-hydroxy-acid oxidase GLO2-like isoform X2, which codes for MSVSVLGYNISMPIMVAPTALHKLAHPEGEVASARAAAAAGTIMTLSSWSSCSIEEVSSSGPGLRFFQLSVFKDRNFVQQLVRRAENAGYKAIAVTVDAPRLGHREADVRNRFSLPENVGLKCFEGLDLSNMDKNVSGLAAYVASQIDSSLSWKDIKWLQMITRLPILVKGVITAEDARIAIECGVAGIIMSNHGGRQLDYLPSTISCLEEVVREAKGSVPVFLDGGIRRGTDVFKALALGASGVFIGRPVLFALAVDGEAGVRKALQMLRDELEIAMALSGCTSLKEITRGHVSTEGDRIGRSRL